The Teredinibacter sp. KSP-S5-2 genome includes a window with the following:
- a CDS encoding SymE family type I addiction module toxin, which yields MNKKHEVPVIYLQGRWLQEIGFAIDSQHLIERKTNKLIITLLKKKE from the coding sequence ATGAATAAAAAACACGAAGTGCCGGTGATTTATTTACAAGGCCGGTGGTTACAGGAGATTGGCTTTGCCATCGACAGTCAGCACCTCATCGAACGAAAAACTAATAAACTCATTATTACTTTGCTTAAGAAGAAGGAATGA
- a CDS encoding TetR/AcrR family transcriptional regulator, protein MSSETNETKKRILQAAWELMEAHRGQDISMNAIAKSVGISRQAVYLHYSSRTELMIETMKYVDDVKGLNARLERLEEASTGIELIDIFVDVWGNYIPEIYGLAKALLRTRDTDEAMAAAWDTNMSCLREVCEKIIDMLEEEGALASQWSKDEATELLWAMLSITNWEQFIYECGWSNTQYVDGMKKLLRQTLIE, encoded by the coding sequence ATGTCAAGCGAAACCAATGAAACAAAAAAGCGGATTCTTCAGGCCGCATGGGAGCTAATGGAAGCCCATCGGGGTCAAGATATCAGCATGAATGCCATTGCCAAATCAGTGGGGATCTCCCGCCAAGCCGTGTATTTGCACTACTCCTCTCGCACCGAGTTAATGATCGAGACAATGAAATACGTTGATGACGTGAAGGGGCTCAACGCTCGTCTCGAACGTTTAGAGGAAGCCAGTACCGGCATTGAACTTATCGATATTTTTGTCGACGTCTGGGGAAACTACATCCCTGAAATCTACGGCTTAGCTAAAGCCTTACTAAGAACCCGCGATACAGACGAGGCTATGGCCGCTGCGTGGGATACGAATATGAGCTGTCTACGAGAAGTGTGCGAAAAAATAATAGACATGCTTGAAGAGGAAGGCGCTCTCGCTTCACAGTGGTCCAAAGATGAAGCCACTGAGTTGCTTTGGGCAATGCTCTCGATTACCAATTGGGAACAGTTTATTTATGAGTGTGGTTGGTCAAACACCCAATATGTCGATGGCATGAAAAAACTGTTAAGACAAACCTTGATTGAGTAA
- a CDS encoding DUF1330 domain-containing protein, whose translation MSAYLIASYDIEDAQAHDDYASAADFLLTKHGGKLLVADDRGYVLEGKGSMINVIVQFESEIAAMDFYNDPEYNLVKQIRLNATQNGSLVLVKDLNGLSV comes from the coding sequence ATGTCTGCATATTTAATTGCGAGTTACGATATTGAGGATGCTCAAGCACACGATGACTACGCCAGTGCGGCAGATTTTTTGTTAACCAAACACGGAGGAAAGCTTCTGGTTGCCGATGATCGTGGGTATGTGCTGGAAGGAAAAGGCAGCATGATCAACGTGATTGTCCAGTTTGAATCTGAAATAGCCGCGATGGATTTCTATAACGACCCTGAATACAACCTGGTAAAACAGATTCGTCTGAATGCGACCCAAAATGGGTCTCTGGTGTTAGTAAAAGATCTGAATGGTTTATCAGTTTAG
- a CDS encoding YjgN family protein — translation MESQNSNLDVVESSAAIPKTLKFEFKGDGTEYFKIWIVNVLLTIITFGIYSAWAKVRNNRYFYSNLYLDGSNFRYLAEPLTILKGRIIAVVAFIIYSFVSTAAPMLGMAFAVALIFAIPYFVNQSLAFNHRMSAYRNIQFRFKASYGEAFMVLYVWPLLGMLTLGILYPMAFLKLNQYIVRNSSYGTTNFDFHATYKDYGMIFLVLLGVGVMAALLVAVIVQFVPVASGLVPLLTMAVYLGLILYFIVSTTNLYYRSLTIKDHQFDATLDISSLGLVILKNALLVAVTFGLYLPAAKVRMTKYMAENIVMEAQGSLDDFAAAEQENISALGEEFGQVFDFGLS, via the coding sequence ATGGAATCTCAAAATAGTAACCTGGATGTGGTGGAGAGCAGTGCTGCTATACCTAAAACATTGAAGTTTGAATTTAAAGGAGATGGAACGGAATATTTTAAAATATGGATAGTGAATGTACTGCTGACAATTATCACTTTTGGTATTTACTCGGCTTGGGCGAAAGTGAGAAACAACCGATATTTTTATTCAAATCTTTATTTGGATGGTTCTAATTTTCGTTATCTGGCTGAGCCGTTAACGATCTTGAAAGGTCGTATTATTGCTGTTGTCGCCTTCATTATATATTCTTTTGTTTCAACTGCAGCGCCAATGCTTGGTATGGCTTTCGCTGTGGCATTAATTTTCGCTATTCCCTATTTTGTTAATCAGTCTCTGGCGTTTAATCACCGTATGTCGGCTTATAGAAATATACAGTTCCGCTTTAAGGCAAGCTATGGAGAAGCCTTTATGGTGTTGTATGTCTGGCCTTTGCTGGGCATGTTGACACTGGGGATTCTTTACCCGATGGCTTTCCTAAAACTTAACCAGTATATTGTGCGTAATAGTTCATACGGCACAACAAATTTTGATTTTCATGCAACTTACAAAGATTATGGCATGATCTTTCTAGTTCTACTGGGTGTTGGCGTAATGGCTGCTTTGTTAGTCGCGGTCATTGTTCAATTTGTTCCGGTTGCTTCGGGGCTGGTGCCTCTGTTGACAATGGCGGTGTACTTGGGCTTGATTCTTTACTTTATTGTATCAACAACAAACCTGTACTACCGGAGCTTAACCATCAAGGATCATCAGTTTGATGCAACATTGGATATCTCAAGCCTCGGCCTGGTAATCCTTAAGAACGCATTGTTGGTCGCGGTTACGTTTGGTTTGTATCTGCCTGCTGCAAAAGTGCGCATGACCAAGTACATGGCCGAGAATATTGTTATGGAAGCTCAAGGCAGTCTCGATGACTTCGCCGCAGCCGAGCAGGAAAATATCAGTGCTCTGGGTGAAGAGTTCGGTCAAGTCTTTGATTTTGGGCTTTCATAA
- a CDS encoding S8 family peptidase — MKTLKFASYLSLVMFGFSGYSVAQTSTADEASVYYACENDFCEQKKPESKVLRKSSVVQKVNLEQRNVVLQKANLGKLKKETDKVLSRAERHIIAGESKKTIRVVIHLEEQPFDFSRLRDLRDDKQKDAYKTVVQERRAQLSIGQKRVENQIQNLGGKVSGRFFLSNSLVANIPAESVEALTKIQSVVAVEEDLPAKSDADGIERRNAMGIPSGGMSGLNGGQGSTESSDTEVLFGVIEANNALNTSHVSFLDWVGGPSNILDTDTCNSTSCSGSSTTTVNTHGTNVTSVILGSIEQGQNASITDTDARRRRSGIAIEAHANYYNAGGFMSGVAQAIESAVADGVDVINMSLSPTNNYCSNESLSGTQGAVRAANDAGVVIVVSAGNDADDLPAGTCSVSSLGALPETITIGATNDVSNLGSMDSVALSGYSGRGTVSISLNGGRSVSSRMVDLIVTGDADLVAGSGTTGTANNIGTSFSAPQVAGVAGLLKDWVNDRGGLGGMENDPYALRTLLAVMGDGVSSTAGGGSGFGFSVSDHSGFGHLRFINLDTEIGSGGGWGLQRRYLSQGSVVEWPVGSSGAESSSVLGWKFAANWEWSSYGGSPDIRFDLVDKCPSGGGETIVRTAARHPLKARMRMRASELSSQFHGRCLYLRATVEHASGTVPLYTADYYYTSPRINHDMPL; from the coding sequence ATGAAAACGTTAAAGTTTGCTTCTTATTTGTCTTTAGTTATGTTTGGGTTCTCTGGTTATTCTGTGGCGCAAACATCCACCGCGGATGAGGCTTCTGTTTATTATGCTTGTGAGAATGATTTCTGTGAGCAGAAAAAACCGGAGTCTAAAGTGTTGCGTAAGTCCAGCGTTGTGCAAAAGGTTAATCTTGAACAGCGCAATGTGGTTTTACAAAAAGCCAATTTGGGTAAGTTAAAGAAAGAAACTGACAAGGTTTTGAGTCGTGCAGAAAGGCATATTATTGCAGGTGAAAGTAAAAAAACTATTCGCGTTGTTATTCATTTAGAAGAACAGCCTTTTGACTTCTCCCGTTTGCGTGATTTGCGTGATGACAAACAAAAAGATGCGTATAAAACTGTGGTTCAGGAGCGTCGTGCCCAACTTTCTATAGGGCAAAAGCGTGTGGAGAATCAAATCCAAAACCTGGGTGGTAAGGTCAGTGGTCGTTTTTTCTTATCCAATAGTCTGGTGGCGAATATTCCCGCGGAATCCGTCGAAGCACTTACCAAAATTCAGTCTGTTGTGGCGGTAGAGGAAGACCTTCCTGCCAAATCCGATGCGGATGGTATTGAGCGCCGTAACGCGATGGGTATTCCTTCTGGTGGTATGTCCGGGTTAAATGGTGGTCAGGGTTCCACTGAGTCCAGCGATACAGAAGTGCTGTTCGGTGTTATTGAGGCAAATAATGCTTTGAATACGTCGCACGTAAGCTTCTTGGACTGGGTTGGTGGACCGAGTAATATTTTGGATACCGATACCTGTAATTCCACCAGTTGTAGTGGTTCTTCCACCACTACGGTGAATACTCATGGTACTAATGTGACATCAGTTATATTGGGCAGTATTGAACAGGGGCAGAATGCCAGTATTACCGATACTGATGCTCGTCGTCGTCGCAGCGGAATTGCGATCGAAGCACATGCCAATTACTACAACGCCGGTGGTTTTATGTCCGGTGTGGCGCAAGCCATAGAGTCGGCGGTGGCTGACGGTGTGGATGTGATTAACATGTCGTTGTCGCCTACCAATAATTACTGTAGCAATGAATCTCTCAGTGGCACACAGGGCGCTGTACGGGCAGCTAATGATGCCGGTGTGGTGATTGTTGTCTCAGCGGGTAATGATGCGGATGATCTTCCTGCTGGAACCTGCAGTGTCAGTAGCCTTGGTGCGTTACCAGAAACCATTACTATTGGCGCTACCAACGATGTAAGTAATCTAGGCTCAATGGATTCTGTTGCCTTGTCGGGTTACTCGGGTAGAGGAACGGTGAGTATTTCGCTTAATGGTGGACGTTCGGTGTCGTCACGGATGGTGGATTTAATTGTTACTGGTGACGCGGATTTAGTCGCAGGTTCTGGTACTACAGGCACTGCGAATAATATTGGTACCAGCTTTTCTGCACCTCAGGTCGCCGGTGTTGCCGGTTTGCTTAAGGACTGGGTGAACGACCGTGGTGGACTTGGCGGCATGGAAAACGACCCTTATGCACTCAGAACTCTCTTGGCGGTTATGGGCGACGGTGTTAGCAGCACAGCTGGCGGCGGCTCTGGCTTCGGTTTTAGTGTGAGTGATCACAGTGGTTTTGGTCATTTACGTTTTATTAATCTGGATACCGAAATCGGCAGCGGTGGCGGTTGGGGCTTGCAGCGTCGTTATCTTAGTCAGGGCAGTGTGGTGGAATGGCCGGTTGGAAGTTCTGGTGCCGAGTCTTCAAGTGTCCTGGGTTGGAAGTTTGCTGCGAATTGGGAGTGGTCCAGCTACGGTGGGTCACCGGATATTCGTTTTGATTTAGTCGATAAATGCCCAAGTGGTGGTGGCGAAACGATTGTTCGTACCGCCGCTCGTCATCCATTAAAAGCAAGAATGCGTATGCGCGCCTCCGAGTTGAGTAGCCAGTTCCATGGTCGTTGTTTGTACCTCCGTGCGACGGTGGAGCATGCTTCTGGAACGGTTCCGCTTTACACCGCTGATTACTACTATACGTCCCCTCGTATAAATCACGATATGCCACTTTAA